A DNA window from Pleuronectes platessa chromosome 19, fPlePla1.1, whole genome shotgun sequence contains the following coding sequences:
- the ccng2 gene encoding cyclin-G2: protein MDAYKLMKELRVNYEQEVFYLPKETGLVLIESSTRDESRISAKCRDVQVEDLWSLTSFFGYSTQTFVLAVNLLDRFLALMRIQPKHLSCVSLSCLHMAAKVTEEECDVTSSDELIRIGQARFTASDLCRMEKIVSEKLDFKSKPITALTFLQLYHQIALSHSMDRKETLSLEKLEAQLKACLCRISFSKAKPSVLALSLLRLQIIAVQSKDMLEIASHIQRHLKIADGELRLWSERVAQCLSDYASPECSKPNHRKLQWIVSRRTAQNLHASRSVPELPTIPEGGWGESESEDSCEDVMSSGEESLSSSLGSDAEGPYFPLHYRQQRDRGHLLA, encoded by the exons ATGGACGCCTACAAGCTGATGAAGGAGCTGCGGGTGAATTACGAGCAGGAGGTTTTTTATCTGCCCAAAGAAACGGGACTGGTCCTCATCGAGTCCTCCACACGG GACGAGAGTCGGATCTCGGCCAAGTGCAGAGACGTCCAAGTGGAGGACCTGTGGAGTCTCACCAGCTTCTTCGGTTACAGCACGCAGACCTTCGTCCTGGCTGTGAACCTGCTGGACAGATTCCTGGCCTTGATGAGG ATCCAGCCAAAGCACCTGTCCTGCGTGAGCCTCAGCTGCCTCCACATGGCGGCCaaggtgacggaggaggagtGCGACGTGACGTCCAGCGACGAGCTCATCCGCATCGGCCAGGCCCGGTTCACGGCCTCCGACCTCTGCCGCATGGAGAAGATCGTCTCCGAGAAGCTCGACTTCAAGTCCAAACCCATCACTGCCTTAACCTTCCTGCAGCTGTACCATCAGATCGCACTGTCACACTCCATGGacag GAAGGAGACCCTGAGCCTGGAGAAGCTGGAGGCTCAGCTCAAAGCCTGTCTGTGCCGAATCTCCTTCTCCAAAGCAAAG CCGTCCGTCTTAGCCCTGTCGCTCCTGAGGCTGCAGATCATAGCTGTTCAGTCGAAGGACATGTTGGAGATCGCCTCTCATATCCAGAGACACTTGAAG ATTGCGGACGGCGAGCTGCGGCTGTGGAGCGAGCGCGTGGCTCAGTGTCTGTCGGACTACGCCTCGCCCGAGTGCAGCAAGCCCAACCACAGGAAGCTGCAGTGGATCGTGTCGCGGCGGACCGCCCAGAACCTGCACGCCTCCCGCAGCGTCCCCGAGCTGCCCACCATCCCCGAGGGGGGCTGGGGCGAGAGCGAGAG cgaGGACTCCTGTGAGGACGTGATGAGTTCAGGTGAGGAGTCGCTCAGCAGCTCCCTGGGCAGCGACGCCGAGGGGCCGTACTTCCCTCTGCACTACCGCCAACAGAGGGACCGGGGACACCTCCTCGCCTGA